Proteins found in one Danaus plexippus chromosome 3 unlocalized genomic scaffold, MEX_DaPlex mxdp_25, whole genome shotgun sequence genomic segment:
- the LOC116769900 gene encoding cytochrome P450 6k1-like, whose protein sequence is MLLTLLIFSSLLLLFMIIGRYNNNYWTKRGVVFYKGNLLNTILYDFFTGKKSLFMHLHDIYKKYPNEPVVAVGLFFIPALYVKDPTNIQYILSSEFKSFYHRGIETNESDILAKNTLFQNGKTWKLLRENMTPLFTSSKLKNMFYIMDKSAQDFVKYLKNDRELRKYNAYQKLSMFCCAAICGTVFGIGANSIFDLPFLKIAQKSFRSTLKINMRFALSTLSRTLFNKFKIHFFKEYEDFFIGAIKQVVHQREQDNIKKHDFVDTWLALQKCGKLKDSDNGFELETTNELLAAQAFSFFIAGVEPTATAMFATLFELAKNPEIQQKVHAEIDSVFENHSGALTYEMISKMVYLDMAIKEAMRLHPSIATLSRRCVQNTVLPNGNIVVEKDTKIFIPVYELHHDEKYFPDPEAYKPERFSRENKHEIIEFTYLPFGKGNRTCIGMQYARMQIKTGLVHMLRHFTVHTDINQGKQKYLKHLIQLRLDHNDIKFLTR, encoded by the coding sequence ATGTTATTGACGTTGTTGATTTTtagttcattattattactatttatgatAATTGGAAGGTATAACAATAACTATTGGACGAAACGCGGTGTAGTTTTCTACAAAGGAAACCTGTTGAATACAatactttatgatttttttactgGAAAGAAATCATTGTTCATGCACCTACATGATATCTATAAAAAGTATCCAAACGAACCGGTCGTTGCGGTTGGACTATTCTTTATACCAGCTCTATACGTGAAAGACCCCACCAATATTCAGTACATATTATCATCAGAATTCAAGTCTTTCTATCACAGAGGTATTGAAACAAATGAAAGTGATATATTGGCGAAAAACACATTGTTTCAAAATGGCAAAACATGGAAGCTTTTACGAGAAAACATGACACCCCTTTTTACttcatctaaattaaaaaacatgttttatataatggaTAAAAGTGCACAAGATTTCGTGAAATACTTAAAGAACGACAGGgaactaagaaaatataacgCCTATCAGAAATTATCGATGTTCTGCTGTGCCGCCATCTGTGGAACAGTATTCGGTATTGGTGCTAATTCAATTTTCGATTTACCGTTTTTAAAGATAGCACAGAAAAGTTTCAGGTCAACCCTGAAAATCAACATGCGTTTTGCGTTATCCACTTTGTCcagaactttatttaataaatttaaaatacacttcTTTAAAGAATATGAAGATTTCTTTATTGGTGCCATTAAACAGGTCGTACATCAACGTGAAcaagacaatataaaaaaacatgatttcGTTGACACTTGGTTAGCATTACAAAAATGTGGAAAACTTAAGGACTCGGATAATGGTTTCGAATTAGAAACAACAAATGAATTACTCGCCGCCCAAGCGTTTTCGTTTTTTATAGCCGGAGTAGAACCTACTGCCACAGCTATGTTCGCtactttatttgaattagCTAAAAATCCAGaaatacaacaaaaagtaCACGCAGAAATCGATAGTGTTTTTGAAAACCACAGCGGTGCATTAACATATGAAATGATTTCTAAAATGGTATACTTAGACATGGCTATAAAAGAAGCTATGAGATTACATCCATCTATTGCAACATTATCAAGAAGATGTGTTCAAAATACTGTTTTACCGAATGGAAATATAGTGGTAGAGAAAGatacaaagatatttatacCTGTATACGAACTTCATCACGATGAAAAATACTTTCCCGATCCAGAAGCATATAAGCCTGAGAGATTCTCACGTGAAAACAAACATGAAATCATAGAATTTACTTATCTGCCTTTCGGTAAAGGAAACCGAACTTGTATTGGTATGCAATACGCACGCATGCAAATAAAAACTGGCTTAGTTCACATGCTACGACATTTCACTGTACACACCGATATCAATCAAggaaaacagaaatatttgaaacaccTAATTCAATTAAGACTTGATCATAATGACATCAAATTTTTAactagataa
- the LOC116769661 gene encoding cytochrome P450 6g1-like translates to MFFSVLVIFFVILPLIIYTIGKRNENYWKRRGIVFHSKNKITGPFWEVFTSGEPFYLHLQNIYNQYPDQAAVGIGGFLTPSLYVRDPKNVQAILSSDFNSFYHRGFEVNENDKLANNILFLNGSKWKLMRQSMTPLFTSLKLKNMFYIMDKSAQDFVQYIKESPEIRKGNTFQTLSTFCSAAIGASVFGLTTESIFDSPFLKIAQKIFEPTLKSNLRFAISNLSQTLFHLFKIQFFKEFEDFFIDAIKRVVRQRKEENIKKHDFADICVALQKNGMLKDPETGLELEPTYELLAAQAFFFFNAGVEPVAAAMFSALIEIGKNPEIQKKVHEEIDRTFDKNNGKLNFDIIAEMVYLDMVINEAMRMYPPIGFLSRQCVEDTVLPSGNIPVEKGTKIFVPIFEFHHDPKYFPNPEEFNPERFSRENKKKMSDITYLPFGKGNRICIGMRYAHMQTKTGLVHLLRNFNVKTNIGKGGIKYVKHQFQMRLTNVDVEFLNR, encoded by the coding sequence ATGTTTTTCTCGGtgcttgttatattttttgtgattttaccgcttattatttatactattggCAAACGTAACGAGAACTATTGGAAAAGACGTGGTATAGTTTTTCACAGCAAAAATAAGATAACAGGCCCCTTTTGGGAAGTTTTCACTAGTGGTGAACCGTTTTACCTACATTTGCAAAACATCTATAACCAATATCCTGATCAAGCTGCCGTGGGAATCGGAGGATTTCTCACTCCTAGTCTGTATGTAAGAGATCCTAAGAATGTGCAAGCCATATTGTCATCAGATTTTAACTCTTTCTACCATCGTGGTTTTGAAGTAAATGAGAATGATAAATTGGCTAACAACATTTTGTTTCTAAACGGAAGTAAATGGAAACTTATGCGACAGAGCATGACACCTCTGTTTACCTCActtaaactgaaaaatatgttttatattatggatAAAAGTGCCCAAGACTtcgttcaatatataaaagaaagtccTGAAATAAGGAAAGGCAACACATTTCAAACATTGTCGACGTTTTGCAGTGCAGCCATCGGCGCCTCAGTTTTCGGTCTCACTACTGAATCGATTTTCGATTcaccttttttaaaaattgcacAAAAAATTTTCGAACCAACGTTGAAATCAAATTTACGATTCGCTATTTCCAATTTGTCCCAAACATTATTtcatctatttaaaatacaattttttaaagaattcgAAGATTTCTTTATTGATGCCATCAAACGAGTGGTACGTCAACgtaaagaagaaaatataaaaaagcatgATTTTGCTGATATTTGTGTGGCCTTACAAAAAAATGGGATGCTTAAGGATCCCGAAACAGGATTAGAATTAGAACCTACATATGAATTACTTGCAGCACAagcatttttcttttttaatgctGGTGTGGAACCCGTTGCTGCAGCAATGTTTAGTGCGTTAATAGAAATCGGTAAAAACccagaaatacaaaaaaaggtCCACGAAGAAATTGATCGtacttttgataaaaataacggaaaattaaattttgatattattgctGAAATGGTTTATCTAGATATGGTCATCAATGAGGCGATGAGAATGTATCCACCTATTGGATTTCTATCCAGGCAATGTGTTGAAGATACTGTACTGCCATCGGGAAATATTCCTGTGGAAAaaggtacaaaaatatttgtaccaatatttgaatttcatcATGATCCAAAGTACTTTCCTAATCCAGAAGAATTTAACCCTGAACGATTTTCAcgtgaaaacaaaaaaaagatgtcagatattacttatttaccCTTTGGTAAGGGTAATAGGATTTGTATTGGTATGCGTTATGCCCATATGCAAACAAAAACTGGTTTAGTACACCTATTAAGAAACTTTAATGTCAAGACAAATATTGGTAAAGGAGGAATAAAGTATGTGAAACACCAATTTCAAATGCGACTTACTAATGTAGATGTTGAGTTTctaaatagataa
- the LOC116769411 gene encoding cytochrome P450 6k1-like, which translates to MLFTVLIVISIVIVITLYIAGKCNENYWKKRGVTFYEKNRLTGPFLNFLTDKEPLFIHLFKIYQQYPNEPAVGIGGFLTPTLYIRDPANVQAVLSSDFNSFYHRGVEINEDDVLANNILFLNGNKWKLIRQSMTPLFTASKLKSMFYIIDKSAQDFLKYLRENKEIQKGDAFKTLSTFCSAAICATVFGVNTESIFDSPFLKIARGSFRSTLITNIQFLMSHFAERFCQILNIKAFKQFEDFFVGAIKQVIRQREIENIRRHDFADICIALKNSGKLVDPDTGLELETTDELLAAQAFFFFVAGVEPIATAMFATFVELGKNSEIQKRVQDEVDGVFEEHNGPLSYDIISEMVYLDMVIKEAMRLHPAIGFVTRKCVQNTILPVGNIKVDKGTKIFVPIYELHHDPKYFPEPELFKPDRFSSENKHNILDITYLPFGKGKRICIGMRYAHMQVKTGLVHILRHFSIKTNINRDGIKYMKHQIQVRLENVDVEFVPR; encoded by the coding sequence ATGTTGTTTACTGTACTAATTGTTATCAGTATTGTGattgttattactttatacattGCTGGAAAATGTAACGAAAATTATTGGAAGAAACGTGGTGTGACTTTCTATGAGAAGAATAGATTGACTGGTCCcttcttaaattttcttactgATAAAGAGCCGCTGTTTATTcatctgtttaaaatttatcagcAATATCCTAATGAACCGGCTGTTGGAATTGGTGGATTCCTTACACCCACCCTTTATATAAGAGACCCCGCGAATGTACAAGCTGTACTTTCATCagattttaattctttctATCACCGAGGCGTTGAAATCAATGAGGATGATGTATTGGCCAACAACATCTTGTTTCTAAATGGCAATAAATGGAAACTTATAAGACAGAGTATGACACCTCTATTTACTGCATCGAAACTGAAAAGCATGTTCTATATTATCGATAAGAGTGCAcaagattttttaaagtacttaagggaaaacaaagaaattcaAAAAGGTGACGCGTTTAAGACTTTGTCTACATTTTGTAGTGCTGCCATCTGTGCTACAGTGTTTGGTGTAAATACAGAATCAATATTCGATTCACCATTTTTAAAGATTGCACGGGGAAGTTTCCGTTCAACTCTTATAACTAACATACAATTCCTTATGTCACATTTCGCCGAAAGATTctgtcaaatattaaatataaaagcttttaagCAATTTGAGGACTTTTTTGTAGGAGCCATAAAGCAAGTTATTCGTCAGCGTGagatagaaaatattagaagACATGATTTTGCTGATATTTGCATAGCTTTAAAGAACAGTGGGAAACTTGTTGACCCTGATACTGGTCTGGAACTAGAGACAACGGATGAGTTACTCGCCGCTCAagcatttttcttttttgtcgCTGGAGTAGAGCCGATAGCTACAGCAATGTTTGCCACTTTTGTGGAATTGGGTAAAAACTCGGAAATACAAAAACGTGTTCAAGACGAAGTGGACGGCGTTTTCGAAGAACATAACGGACCATTGTCTTATGATATCATTTCTGAAATGGTTTATCTCGATATGGTCATCAAAGAAGCTATGAGATTGCATCCCGCTATTGGCTTTGTAACGAGGAAATGCGTTCAGAACACTATTTTACCAGTTGGTAACATAAAAGTAGACAAAGGGACAAAAATTTTCGTTCCGATATATGAATTACATCATGACCCGAAGTATTTTCCCGAACCAGAGTTGTTTAAACCAGATCGATTTTCTagtgaaaataaacataacatctTAGACATCACATATTTGCCATTCGGTAAAGGTAAAAGAATTTGTATTGGTATGAGATATGCTCATATGCAAGTCAAAACTGGTTTAGTTCATATCTTACGACATTTCAGTATTAAGACAAATATAAACAGAGATGGCATTAAGTATATGAAACATCAAATTCAAGTGAGATTGGAAAATGTAGATGTTGAATTTGTACCTAGATAG
- the LOC116769778 gene encoding uncharacterized protein LOC116769778, with protein sequence MNVNISFICTISVILISLKVYHTTVIRQINPCENVGNTEAVEHFFNMVFTEFHNFPPACICIQMCIEQPTYCYPNGCLKRTENEKKCSGLQPVVDSINAKNRETPKSLLFLVESHKNFLDNINHDTEERTIKTQPMEMSYKTNPFKELVLKYKKVPKLQMKYNLREQVKNMKYDKLKRDQIDVSKTRWPVNKHLLHGKKPIYGIRHYKKNNEKRKSKFLASMFPELASENNYAPKFYDKYLTKRENNDGVKVESLYLYKRENANSLETLIDSLIENTLDLGKNKHSSNISKLNDDDDITETNHMNVQEQKDQPKQGRDNIGKIISTKPTNETTDNEKYLPNVNMTNEKNYLQVIAIMSEEIDKQNKVSLDLMDRVTSNTEGVDVWNNVSNLKSAHQMTTAMTEEVEIKTLSITDNNIIPTTVSKIETIRDVPSTTCRIVPIVKSPLKSKQRIVRKLRNKTNKV encoded by the exons ATGAATGTTAACATTTCCTTCATATGTACTATtagtgtaattttaatatccttGAAAG TATACCACACAACAGTTATTCGACAAATAAATCCTTGTGAAAATGTAGGTAATACTGAAGCagtagaacatttttttaatatggtttTTACTGAATTTCATAACTTTCCACCCGCTTGTATATGCATTCAAATGTGTATTGAACAGCCTACATACTGCTATCCAAATGGCTGTTTAAAAAGaactgaaaatgaaaaaaaatgttcaggTCTCCAACCTGTCGTAGATAGCATAAATGCAAAAAACCGTGAAACACCAaaatctttattgtttttggttgagagtcataaaaattttttggacAACATAAATCATGACACTG AAGAAAGGACGATCAAAACCCAGCCAATGGaaatgtcatataaaacaaatccgTTTAAAGaattagttttgaaatataagaaaGTACCGAAActacaaatgaaatataatttgaggGAGCAGGTGAAGAATATGAAATATGACAAATTAAAAAGAGACCAAATAGACGTTTCAAAAACAAGATGGCCGGTAAACAAACATCTGTTACACGGAAAGAAACCTATTTATGGAATaagacattacaaaaaaaacaatgagaaGAGAAAGTCCAAGTTTTTAGCATCTATGTTCCCGGAATTGGCCAGTGAAAATAACTATGctccaaaattttatgataaatatttaactaaacgTGAAAATAATGATGGTGTTAAAGTTGAAAgtctgtatttatataagaggGAGAATGCAAATTCACTTGAGACATTAATTGATAGTCTGATAGAAAATACATTAGATTTGGGTAAGAACAAACATAGTTCCAATATAAGTAAGttaaatgatgatgatgatataacGGAAACGAATCATATGAATGTGCAAGAGCAAAAAGATCAACCAAAACAGGGTCGTGACAATATTGGGAAGATTATTTCTACAAAACCGACAAACGAAACCAcagataatgaaaaatatttgcctAACGTAAATATGACGaatgagaaaaattatttacaagtgATCGCGATTATGTCGGAGGAGATTGATAAACAGAATAAAGTAAGCTTGGATTTGATGGACCGAGTGACTAGTAATACTGAAGGTGTTGATGTTTGGAACAATGTATCAAATCTTAAATCTGCCCATCAAATGACAACAGCTATGACAGAGgaagttgaaattaaaacattaagtataacagataacaatattatacctACGACTGTTTCCAAGATTGAAACGATTCGTGATGTCCCAAGTACCACTTGTCGTATTGTGCCTATCGTAAAGTCGCCacttaaaagtaaacaaaggATTGTGCGgaaattaagaaacaaaactaataaagtctga